Part of the Sulfobacillus acidophilus DSM 10332 genome, TCCGCCCGCGCCACGGGTCATCGGCCTCGATGAATGGGCCCGGCGGAAAGGCCAACGGTACGCGACCATTGTGGTCGACCACGAACGGGGCACCATCCTCGACATTTTGCCGGATACGCGCGCCGAGACGGTGGCCGCGTGGTTACGAGCCCATCCGACGGTGGCGATCGTGACCCGAGACCGGGCGGTGGCTTTTGCTCACGCCATTGCCGAGGGGGTGCCCCAGGCGCAGCCAGTGGCGGACCGCTTCCATCTGTTCCGGAATTTGGCCGACGCCGTGGAACGGTTCTTCCCACGGCATCCCGAACCGCTACCGCCCTCCGAACCGCTGGCGGCGCCAGAGGCGCCGACGGACTTTTTAGCCCCTTAAGAAAGCATGACAAAAGCGATCTCTCTTGATACCGTAAAAACAGGTAAAGGAGAGGCTATGATTCCGATGAGTCAAACCTATGCACCCGAATTTAAACAGCAAGTGGTACGCGAAGTACGAGAAACCGGTAATGCGGCCCTGGTAGCCCGGCAACATCAGCTGAACCCCTCCATGGTGCGCCGCTGGGTCCGGGAAGCCTTAACCGCAGAATATCCGGATCCGCAAGCCTTGTCGTTAGCCGAAGAAAACGTGCGCCTAAAGCGGCTGTTAGCGGAGCGCGACCTTCAAATTGCGATGCTCCAGGATTTTCTCCGCAAAAAGGGGATGCGGTGGTGACAGAATTATGTGAACAGGTGCATGCATGGGCTGAGGCGTACCCCCAGGTGCCCCTGCAAGTCTGGTGTGCGACCGTGCATCTCCCGCGCGGGAGTTATTATGCCTGGCGCCGGCGGCAGCTCAACCCGTCCGAAGACCGACGGCGCGCGGCCGTCGGCCGCGCCCCTGTGGGCTATAGCACCACCCAAACCGGGCATGCGGTGTCCGACGACCAAATCATGGCGTGGATTCTGGCCATTTTGGAGCAGGAAAATCCCTGGTATGGCTATCGGAAAGTCACGGCGGTCTTACGCCAACAGTATGGGTTGATCATCAATCCGAAAAAGGTCTATCGGCTGATGAAGGCTTGGCACTTGCTCTGGCCCGATCGCCCCCCGAAATCGCGCTATCCGCGCAAATTGGCCCGGAATTGGGTCATCACGCGACCGAACCAGCTGTGGCAAACGGACATCACCTACGGATATATTGCGGGCGAAGACCGTTTTTTCTACGTCCAAGCGATTTTAGATGTCTGTGACCGGAGTATCGTGGCCTATCACATTGGGCTGACCTGCCGGGCGGCGGACGCCGCCCAGACGCTTCAACGAGCCGTCCAGGCCCGCCAGACCGAATGGGGTCCGGAACCGCCCGTGATTCGCACCGATAATGGCCCTCAATTTACGGCTCACGTGTTCGAAGCCCAGTGTCAAGCCTTCGGCTTGACCCACGAACGGATTCCCGTGGCGACGCCGAACGCCAACGCCTATATTGAGGCCTGGCATGCCCTGTTAGACCGCGAATGTCTGAGTCAGGAATTTGCGACCTATGCCGAAGCCTACGCGGCGGTCACCCGGTGGATTGCGTTTTATAACCAGCGCCGCCTGCACGGAGCCTTAGGGTATCGGTCTCCTGCCCAAATGCGGCACGCCGTGGCGAACGGCCAAGCACAGTGGACCCCGTTGTGTGCGTAATCGCCCCAAAATGGGAGCGAATGCCCTAGAGAGAACGCTCGTGTCAAAAAAACGGGGGCCAAACCGAGAGGCGCCGACGGAGACGCCGAACCCTTCCCGATCGCGAGCCCGCTGAGCTGCGATTCATGCGCGGTTGGCCCAGGGCGACAACTTCTCGGCGATCACCCGCGCGTTGAATCTCGACCGACACACCGTCCGCAAGTATGCCCGGATGCCAGCGCCGCCCGCTCCCGACGCCCCCCAACGTCGACGCCGACCCCAAGAGGACCGGTGGGCCGCGGTCTTCGAAGCCGCGTGGGCCGCAGGGCATCACACGCCGACAGCGCTAGACGCGGCGGCCCGCACCCCAGGCTATACGGGAAGCCGGTCGACCGTGTATCGCTGGCTCGTCGCCCGTCACGGGACGAGGCGGCGACATTCGCCGCCTCGACGCCCGGCACCCTGGCGGCCGCGGCGCTGGGCGATGGCCTGTCTCCGGCGGTGGACGACGTTGCCCCGGGCGACGACGGAGCGGCTCTCGATGCGCCTGCAAGATCCCGAGGTGCGCCGCGTCTGGACCCTGGTGCATCAGTTCCGGGTCATGGTCACGCATCACCGCGAGCGAGCGCTCGCGGCGTGGCTCTGCCGCGCGGAAACCAGCGGCATTCCGGAATTGGCCCGCTTTGCACGGGGCCTCTGCGCGGACGAGGCCGCGGTCCGGGCGGCCATTCGGGAGCCGTGGAACCAAGGACGTGTCAAGGGCAATTGAAATTCCCCAGAAAAGATAATTTGAAAATCCCCAAAAACGACACCTGAAAATCCCCCATAACGCCAGCTGAATTTCCCCAAAAACGGTATTTGAAATTCCCCATGATCGACAAGGAGAAAATCCCCAGCGGTCTTAGGTCGGCGTGACCGCCCAGGTTGGGCGGTCGCCTCATCGAACGGTTGGCAGGTTAGGGAGTAGCCGTATTCCCGGAAGTCAAGGGCGGCCGTGCGGCCGCCTCCCCGAATAAGCCGGCTTGACGCTTTTCCCGAAGTCGATAGGAGTCCCCGCGAATATTGAGAATCGTCGAGTGATGTACCAGACGGTCGAGAATCGCGGTGGCGAGCACGGGATCCCCGAATACCGCCCCCCATTCCGTGAAGCCCTTATTCGAGGTGAGTGCCAAGCTCCCGTGCTCATAACGGGCGGCCACCACGCGAAAGAAGAGGTTGGCTTCCAGCGTGTTGAGGGGCAGATAGCCGACTTCATCAATACACAGCAGGCGCGGGCGAGTGTACGTCGCCAGCCGCGCGGCAAACCGATTCTCGTCCCAGGCCTTGCGCAAGTCTGCGACGAGATCTTGAATCGTGACACAGTACACGGGAATCCGCGCGTAAATGGCCTGCATGGCCATCGCGACCAAAATGTGCGTTTTGCCTACTCCCGGGGGACCGAGGACAATAAGATTGTCCGCCGCATCCACCCATTGTAAGGTCGCCAATTGGCGGACTTGCCGCTCATCCAGCGTGGGTTGCAACGCGAAGTCGAAGTGCTCCAGCGTCTTGTGAAACGGGAGCCGCGCCATCTGCGTATGCGACCGCACATACCGCGTCTGACGAGTGGCCACCTCCGCGTCCAACAAATCGGCCAGATATGCCGTATAGGTCCACTGCGCGGCGGCGGCTTGCTCGGCCCGGGTTGCCGCCAAGCGCCCCACTTCGGGCAACTTCAACCGCTCACAGAGCGCGGCAATGGGATCGAGGGGATCGCGCGTCGGGGTCATACGGGCACCACTCGCTCATAGACGCTTAAATCCCGGGTGTCCGGGACCGTCTCCGCCGGGACCGTGAGGGTCCGCCGGCGGGCGACGGGTTGTTGGGGCACCCGTTCGGGCGGCGCGCTTGCATGCCCCATCGCCGCTCCCACCACTTGGTGGGGTTCGGTGGGAAGCGGATAGCTGGCCAAAACGCGCTGATCCTGGCGAATTTCGATGCCATCCGGCGCGGTGCGCCGAACCTGGACCACGTGTCCGGCCGATTCCCACGGGACGGCAAACCGATGCCCTTCCCAATGCACAAAGGCATCGACGGTGACCTTGCGGTCCCACTGTTCCCCGAAGGCCCAGAGCCGCGTGGGATCGTAGGGGGCCGCACCGGCATAATCCGCCGCCCAGCGGTCGGCGGGCCGGGCAAAGGTGGTGCCGTGCATCCGCTGATCGCGGTCGGCGGCCCAGCGCACCACCAGGGCATTCAACCCCTCGAGGGTGATGGCCTCCGGAACCCGGGGCCAAAAGTTGTGGCGGACATACTGCACCGTCCGCTCCACCTTGCCCTTTGTGCGGGCGCGGTAGGGGCGAGCCGCCTTCGGGCGAAAGCCATGGAACGCGGCAAACGCCGCGAAGCGGGGATTCCACACGACCTCCCCGTCAAAGGGATGCGATACGACCATGGGCGTCATGTTATCCGACAAGATCGGGCCTGGCACACACCCGAAATAGGCGAATGCATGCTCTAAGCAGGCAAACAAGGTCTCTTGTCGCTGATCGTGGACAAACTCGACATACATGCGACGGGAATACCCCATCGTGTACACGAAAATATAGAGTTTCCGCGGCCCGTCGGGATAGACCAACGGGCCGAAATCCGCCCAGTCGCATTGGGCTTGTTCGCCGGGTGCGGTTTCAAATCGCGGGGTGGGAACCACGCCCCGCTGCGGACGCAGCGGCGCCACCTGTTGCTTGACTAAACTTAGGCTGCCGGTAAACCCTTGGGCCTGCAACTCTTCCCAGAGCACCTGGGCATTGTGACAGCCCTGGGCCCACCGCTCTGCGATATACTCGGTGTAGGGATCGCGTTTACTGGGACGAGTACGCCGGCCTGGGGCGTGCTCGTCTGTCTGATCCGCCACGATCTTGGCAATCGTCTTGCGATCCCGGCCTGTGGCTTTGCGAATGGCACTGATGCTTTCCTTTTGGTGATATCGCGCCATAATCCCTTGCGCCTCCTCAGGGGAGAGATAGTACGCCATCGATTCATCGCCTTCATCGTGAACGTCACCGCCACACGCCGACGGTGCCTTCGAACATTCCCCCTGGCGGACCACATATCCTGTCGATGTTGGGGAATTTCACTGGTCGTTTTTGGGGATTTTCAACAAGCGTTTTGAGGGATTTTCAACTGGCGTCTTTGGGGAAATTCAACTACCGTTTCTGGGGAAATTGAATTGTCCTTATTGAGGATTTTAAAACTGTCGTTGACAGACGCACGGAAGGGCTAAACTACCGGATTAAACGGCTGATGCGATTAATGTACGGTCGGGCCAGTTTTGCCTTACTTCGATCCCGTTTGTTACTCACCGCGGGGCAGTGAAGGGGTGGTGCCTGGAGCTCCTTGTCCCGAGGCCCCGGGACGCGGCGTCATGGGCGTTGGACGTCTTTCGGCGAAGGAGCTTCGACCGTGTCGAGAGGGTCGGAACATGTCGATTCGTTGCAGATCGGGCCCAAACCTCAGGGGGACCACTATGGGTTGTACCAAAATTGGACAAGAGCCATTTTCACTGACCAAATACACAAGGGTCGTGCGGCGATCCGGTTACGCCAAGATGCGACCTCCGGGCTGTACATGGGACGGTTGAGGAACACGAACCGACTGAAGGACCTCTGTGGGCTGAAATGTCGCCCCGGCCTACACCGCTTAACAGGCCGGATTCAGAGAGACCCCCATCTCTTGGCAGATGGAGGTCCCACGGGGCGGAATATCCGTATTGTTCGGCCTCGGGGCACTCCGGGAGAGCGTCGCTAGACGGAGTATCTGAATCGACTGGCAGAACGCCAGGATAAAGAGTGGGGTCGGCAACCTCGCCCATGCAATGCGTTTGTGCTCATGAACTGGGGAAGGCAGGTTGCGATGGCAAGGGAGTAGGTACCCCGATGCGCACCTGTTGACGGAGTCTCCGTAGTAGTCCGCGACCGGGAAAGCCGGTCACATGGCAAAGGGAGACAGTTTCAGTGGTTTCCTCCGCAAATGATCTGACCCAATGAGGTGAAGACCTTTGATAATCAGTGAAATGCAGAGCAAACTGGCCACGTGGTCCATGGAGGAGCCAAACCGTCGGTTTGATCGCCTTCTACGACTCATCACGAATCGCGACTGGCTTGAAGAAGCGGCTCGAAGGACCCTCACCTCCCCCGGCGCTCACACGCCGGGAGCCGATGGGATGACTAAACGCCGTTGGGAAGCGCAACAGGCCGAAGAACTCGAGCGGCTGCGCACGGAACTGCTCACCGACACCTATCGGCCCCACCCGGCGCGTCGCATCTACATTCCCAAACCCAACGGAAGCAACGCCCGCTCGGGATTCCTTGCCTGCGCGACCGAGTGGTTCAACGCGCCATGCTAATGGCCATGGACCCCATCTGGGAGAGTGACTTTCGCTGGATGTCCTACGGGTTTCGTCCGGGCCGCAGTCTGCATCACGCGGTCCGCGCCGTCAAACTGGCGCTCACGGATACCGTCCAAGGCACCGCGGGACGCTGGGTCATTGAAGGCGACCTCGCGAGTTACTTCGATACGGTGCATCATCGGCTCCGCATGAAGGCCGTGAAACGCCGGATGGCGGACCGCCGATTTCTCCGGGTGATCCGGATCCGCTATCCCCACATCGATTAAATCGTTGTGTGCCAATGCCATTTTCTCAATCAAAACTTCGAGTTCATGTGATTGACCAAAGTCCACCATTTCCATGACGTTTCGCCAATTTCATTCGAATAGCTCCCCAAAACTAGGTCAACAAACATTGTCCTGTTATCCGTCACGTTCTCTTTCCTTTCGATTGCCCTAGATACTTCTTGAATCCCACCATGGCATCACTGACGTACCCGGCTCGTTTGAACAAGGCATGGCCCCCATGTCTCTCCGCCCCGCTCACCAACATGATCATGGTGCAATGTCTCGTGCGGCAAACGGTTTCAATATGGTGCAACAAACGCATGCCGACTCCTTTCCGACGGTGGCGACTGTCCACGATCACGTTTTCTACGACAGCAAAGGGCTGGTTATTAAACATTGCATCCATGCAAATTCCGAGTTGCGCAGTTTCCAGTACCAAACCCGAGTCATCACAAACAAACAGAAAGTTGTCGTCGTCTTTGCGAAAACGTTCAATTTGAGTCGGCGTTACCAAAACGTTACGGGAAACCAATTCTTCATAGAGTGATTGCAATGCATTGCGATCACTAGCAAGAGCCTCACGGATTACCACCGTTCACCAGCCTCTTTCGTATGTGGCACAGCCCACAAGTCTTTTTTGAGACCACAAAGCAGTCCATCTACCATGACTAAACTTCTAAACCAGTATGTGTGAGGGGGTGCGGTTTCCGGAAACCTTATTTTCGTTTCTACCGTAGCCTCTTCTCCTGGTTTAATGAGCACGGTACAGTATTGATTGTCATAAGTAACACCAATGTCGTTTCCGGCGGCAACGGCAAATCCTATTGCTAACTCAAGCGGTGCATTCGATTGGTTGTCTATCTTTAGGCGTTGGGTTTCTTCCGTGCCGAGTCGGAGCACTGAGTTCCCTCTTAGGGACAGGTTTATTTCAGGTAGACCGATAGGTATGTCTTTGATCACCCCGCACACTGGGCATGTTACAAAATGACGCTCAAACCGTGGACTCACGCCATGTCGGTAACGAAGAACGTTGGTTGGCCGCGAACAACCGGGGCAGGGATCGCTTGCCCCGGTTGTTCCCACAAACTCATAGCCGTTAACCATGCATTGATCATCCCAAGAGAAGCCATTTGCATGAGTTCGTGCAATGATGGTCTCAACCATTTCCATAGAAAAAGCCGACAACATTTCGGTATATTTCCTGCTGGACTTGTGAACATGGGCCGACCAATCAATTCGATCCCTCACATTATTTTTGACTAATTCCCAAGCCAACGACTTGAGCTCTCTAATTGTATTTTGATTTTTTCGGGAAATGCCGAATTTAACCAAAGCAATCTCATCAAGATTTTCAGCAGCGGAAATGCGTGGCATGCTCCCATTGACCAACCGGATATACAGCTCTGGGGACAAAGAATCTTGGCCAAACACATCGAGATAGCTTTCATGGTCAGATTGTTGGGGTACCGCATACAATTGGCGATGTGGTTTACTACCCAGCACCAACCGTAGACGGCCCTCGTTAAGGTCTCGAGCCAAGCTGTTCGAAATGGCAAACCGAACTAGCCATGTTCCGGGTGGCAGTATCCACTTTTTAACATAACGGGTTAAACTATCATTGATCACCGGAACTGTTCTCTTGGTAAGCTTCCATGATGGGTCCCCCAACAAGAAAAACGACCATTCATGGCCGCGCCTAGTGCGGCTGTATGTAGTCCGGATCACCCGTGCTGCTTCTCCGAGAGCGACTCCCTGCAGAAGCAAAGCCGTGTAATAAAAATGAAGATACTCCGGTTCAGAAACAATGGTCGACGTGCCAAGAACCGAAGCAGCAATGCCATCAAGGAAGCCAAATGCTAAATTGTAGGGCCTTTCGTAGAGCCCGTTATCCACACGAGCGCTATAACAAGAATAAGCAAAGACATGACGAGCATTAATAGACCATGCAGGAATTAGTTCGAGATCGGGTTTGAAACACACGCCATTGTAGCTGCAGGCGGGCACCGCGGGAAAATCAGCTCGCCCAAAGCTCCCAAATCGAAAAGTACGAGCGGTGTTAACGCGTCCGCAAATTGCACCGTTAGTGAGCCAAAAAATATCATCCCGACCGTGGCCAACCAGAGTCAAAAGATCAGTATCAATACCTTCCGATATTGTCTTAGGGGTTGACATCTCGTAAGGAATAACTTGCACGTTGTCCTGATCAAGTTTTTCGGTTGCATGTTCAGTTCTTACGATGTGCGTTACCCTGGAACTGGGTTGCCGACGATATACATTAATTTTGTTAATTAGGTTCACCAAACTTATAAGGTCATGCGACGCAATGAAACCCACGTCTAGGCGGTTGTCCGATTGTAGGCGCTCGATAACATTAAAAGACTCCCAGTCCAGTTGGGCAGTGCCCAGAATCACGCTTACGACGTGGGCTCCCGAACTTTCGATTATGCCCTTAACGGTTTTTGAATTCTCGGAGGCGATGTACAGTGGAGCTCGTACCACTTTAGCGTAATGGAGTCCAGGCCATTCTTGGCCTGAAAGTGCGACAACTATGTGACCTGCACGGCCTGTCACAGCCCCATTGTGCCTATGAATTGCTGAGGCAATGGGCGTATTGGGAGCATGGTCAGAATTGAATAATTGTAAGTCGTAAGATATACCAACCTTTCTCAGCACCTGAGAAAACCATGTGGCCGCCGCCGTCCCAATCACTGGGCAGATACGAGAGCCTTCATCCAAATTATCGACAAGCACCCGGTAGCCCATTTCATCCACGCAATTCATGATTGTCACAGTACCGGTCACTATCCCACACCTCTCCAAGATGACTTTGGCGCAAACTTCCTATGACTGTCGCAACTGTCAGGATCATAAAAGCGAAGCAGCCGTCGAGCACTGTTGAAACCCCAAACTTGCTTACCAACAACCCGCCAATAATCGGCGTGACTGGCCCAAGAATGCGGGCGCCAGCCCGAAAAACCGCTGACACGCGCCCAATGGCACTAACGGGTACAATTTCCTGACGCAAATTGGTAACGTTCACATTGAATAACGATGTCGCAAAGCTCATATACCATGCCGACAACTGCGCCGTTAGCATATTGAAAGCAAACATCCAACCGGCCGGGATCAACAGTAACAGTCCTGAAGTGATTGACAAACGGGAGTTGCGAGAAGCCCTTTGGACTAACTGCGGAAAAGCGATTCCGGACAAAATTCCAGCTGTGTTCGATACAGTTAACAGTGTGCCAACATTGACGGCGGCCAAATGAAGACGATGCCGCATTATATACAATACTTGAGGTTCAAGGGCCCCCAAAGGGATGTTCAACATCAACGTTAGTACCATGACCAATCGAATGGCCCGATTACCCATAATGAAACGAATCCCGATCCGGTCTACCTGTGGTGCATCGGCGATTTGGGTATTGACAGAAGGTGCCGGTAATCGCAATGACAGGTCCAATATGATAGCGCACATGTAAGTGAAGGCCGCGATTACAAAAACGCCACGGATCCCTAGCTTTGAAATGCCAAATCCGGCAAACAAAGGCGCACCAACCCAAATGGCGTTTTTGATGCTAGTCCACGTGCCATTGGCTACTGCAATTTGCCCTGGTGGCACTATCATACGGATGCTCGACTGCATCACGGGCCAATAAAATATTTCAACCATGCCCAGAATAAAGGAGAAACAATACAAGTACAGTGGCGTCATCCGGCTAACGCCATGGGCGATCCCGATCGATGTGATGACTAGAGCCAAAACGTCCGTTGCCACTAGCACGGCTTTCTTAAAGGTTCCATCCGCCAGCATACCCGCAAATGGCCCGAGAATCTCTCCCAAATACCCGACTGCCACGGTAATCCCCAATGCCAGTGCGGAATGTGTTTTGTTATATATTACCCACGGCACAACGAATAAGAGCAACTGGTTGCCGATTTCGGACACAACCCTCGTCGCCAACAATAATACAAACGGTATATTGTTCCGCAGCAACTGAGTCATCGTTAAAGTCTAACCCTCGTTTTCACCCTTCTTAACGATCATACTTGACACCTTTAAATCGATTTCCTTGGAATTCACGTACCTGCTCGGGATGTCGCCGTTTGAAAAATCGGGGGAGAACATAGTGTTTTTTAGTAATTGCCCATTATCCCAGTACTTATGGACCAAATTGTGAAACGTCGAATCGGTCGCCGGAAATCCCTCCACAAATTGTTTGACTTCCTCCCAACTAATCTCGGGATGGTCGACAAAATGCCTTGCTATGTCACCCACGGTAGGGAGCTTATAACGGAATATGTGGCCAGTGCGCTCAATCGTATCAAAGGCCGGTATCTGAACAGATGCAAAAGGAATGCCACGCGCGGCACTATAACGACTTAAATGGCCTATGAGGCGATAGACGTAACCGTCTTCAGGAGCTTGTAAGTCATACGTGCTTTCGTCGTTCGCATAGACAGTCCTCAGCAGGGTCCCGCGTCCACGGTCGTACGAATCGACGACACGAATGACATCCTCTTTATAGAACTCACGCATGCCGAGCAAGCAGGCATAAATACATTGGGCCCCGGTGTCAGCCATGCGCGATAGGAGGGCGGTGAGTTCGTCGAGCTCATCTAGATAGGGAATAATCGGCGAAAAGTGTATTGATAAAGGCACTCCAGCTTGCGCAATATCCTCTGCAATTGTCAGCCTCTCGCTAATCGTCGGCGAATGGGGTTCCATAGCTGGATGGTATTGTGCAGACGGGATAGAAATGGAGATCTCGACGAGCCCGCTCTTTGCCATTTCTTGTAAAATGTCTATATCCCGAAGGGCGAGATCTGACCTCGTCACAATGAATGTTGGAACCCGGTATTTAGCGAACAACTGCAAGACTTTACGCGTAAGTAACCGCTTCCGTTCGAGTGGCTGGTAGACATCCGCAGTCGGTCCCAGATAAACGATTCCAACTTCTTGCGAGGAGTGTGCCATCATAGACAACTCCTGCTCTAGATCCTCGAGAATCTCCTGCCGTGCACGTACTTTCCCGAGACCGTAGTCCGGTGTGCGATACAAGCAATATGTACAATTGAAGTAACAGTTGTCGTAGAGGTCTAAAAAGTACTTCCAATGATGAGAGCGCATATTTTCAATAGTGCTGTGATAGCGTCCTAAAATCATTCCCGTCACTCCTTTATCTACCAGACCTCGTGCGTCTTTCCCTCGAATACTATCTGAGCCGACCCAATCAAGGAGAATCTTCCTTCGTTATCCTCACATGCTTGCAGAGTACCGCCACGGAACTGTAGGTTAATTGGTGTACTCGGCTGGTTTCGACCCAAGCTATTCCAAACCTTAGCTACCGCTATGGCTCCAGTCCCGCAGGCAAAGGACTCGCCCGTACCACCTCGCTCCCACGACCGAATGGATAGACAGCCTTCATCGTTAGATTCAACAAACATAACGTTTGTAGTTTGAGGGAGAAAGTCCGGATGATGCTCGATCATTGGTCCAACTTGTGCAACCGGATACTCCTGCAAACCTCTT contains:
- a CDS encoding transposase IS3/IS911 family protein (PFAM: Transposase~InterPro IPR002514~KEGG: gtn:GTNG_3489 IS426 transposase~PFAM: Transposase IS3/IS911~SPTR: Transposase IS3/IS911 family protein), with amino-acid sequence MIPMSQTYAPEFKQQVVREVRETGNAALVARQHQLNPSMVRRWVREALTAEYPDPQALSLAEENVRLKRLLAERDLQIAMLQDFLRKKGMRW
- a CDS encoding Integrase catalytic region (PFAM: Integrase core domain~InterPro IPR001584~KEGG: hmo:HM1_0932 integrase, catalytic region~PFAM: Integrase, catalytic core~SPTR: Integrase catalytic region), with the translated sequence MTELCEQVHAWAEAYPQVPLQVWCATVHLPRGSYYAWRRRQLNPSEDRRRAAVGRAPVGYSTTQTGHAVSDDQIMAWILAILEQENPWYGYRKVTAVLRQQYGLIINPKKVYRLMKAWHLLWPDRPPKSRYPRKLARNWVITRPNQLWQTDITYGYIAGEDRFFYVQAILDVCDRSIVAYHIGLTCRAADAAQTLQRAVQARQTEWGPEPPVIRTDNGPQFTAHVFEAQCQAFGLTHERIPVATPNANAYIEAWHALLDRECLSQEFATYAEAYAAVTRWIAFYNQRRLHGALGYRSPAQMRHAVANGQAQWTPLCA
- a CDS encoding IstB domain protein ATP-binding protein (PFAM: IstB-like ATP binding protein~COGs: COG1484 DNA replication protein~InterPro IPR002611:IPR003593~KEGG: toc:Toce_1954 IstB transposition helper protein~PFAM: IstB-like ATP-binding protein~SMART: ATPase, AAA+ type, core~SPTR: IstB domain protein ATP-binding protein); amino-acid sequence: MTPTRDPLDPIAALCERLKLPEVGRLAATRAEQAAAAQWTYTAYLADLLDAEVATRQTRYVRSHTQMARLPFHKTLEHFDFALQPTLDERQVRQLATLQWVDAADNLIVLGPPGVGKTHILVAMAMQAIYARIPVYCVTIQDLVADLRKAWDENRFAARLATYTRPRLLCIDEVGYLPLNTLEANLFFRVVAARYEHGSLALTSNKGFTEWGAVFGDPVLATAILDRLVHHSTILNIRGDSYRLREKRQAGLFGEAAARPPLTSGNTATP
- a CDS encoding Integrase catalytic region (PFAM: Integrase core domain~COGs: COG4584 Transposase and inactivated derivatives~InterPro IPR001584~KEGG: tmr:Tmar_0341 integrase~PFAM: Integrase, catalytic core~SPTR: Integrase catalytic region) translates to MARYHQKESISAIRKATGRDRKTIAKIVADQTDEHAPGRRTRPSKRDPYTEYIAERWAQGCHNAQVLWEELQAQGFTGSLSLVKQQVAPLRPQRGVVPTPRFETAPGEQAQCDWADFGPLVYPDGPRKLYIFVYTMGYSRRMYVEFVHDQRQETLFACLEHAFAYFGCVPGPILSDNMTPMVVSHPFDGEVVWNPRFAAFAAFHGFRPKAARPYRARTKGKVERTVQYVRHNFWPRVPEAITLEGLNALVVRWAADRDQRMHGTTFARPADRWAADYAGAAPYDPTRLWAFGEQWDRKVTVDAFVHWEGHRFAVPWESAGHVVQVRRTAPDGIEIRQDQRVLASYPLPTEPHQVVGAAMGHASAPPERVPQQPVARRRTLTVPAETVPDTRDLSVYERVVPV
- a CDS encoding GCN5-related N-acetyltransferase (PFAM: Acetyltransferase (GNAT) family~InterPro IPR000182~KEGG: gym:GYMC10_2543 GCN5-related N-acetyltransferase~PFAM: GCN5-related N-acetyltransferase~SPTR: GCN5-related N-acetyltransferase), yielding MVIREALASDRNALQSLYEELVSRNVLVTPTQIERFRKDDDNFLFVCDDSGLVLETAQLGICMDAMFNNQPFAVVENVIVDSRHRRKGVGMRLLHHIETVCRTRHCTMIMLVSGAERHGGHALFKRAGYVSDAMVGFKKYLGQSKGKRT
- a CDS encoding hypothetical protein (KEGG: ccb:Clocel_3135 hypothetical protein~SPTR: Putative uncharacterized protein), with translation MTGTVTIMNCVDEMGYRVLVDNLDEGSRICPVIGTAAATWFSQVLRKVGISYDLQLFNSDHAPNTPIASAIHRHNGAVTGRAGHIVVALSGQEWPGLHYAKVVRAPLYIASENSKTVKGIIESSGAHVVSVILGTAQLDWESFNVIERLQSDNRLDVGFIASHDLISLVNLINKINVYRRQPSSRVTHIVRTEHATEKLDQDNVQVIPYEMSTPKTISEGIDTDLLTLVGHGRDDIFWLTNGAICGRVNTARTFRFGSFGRADFPAVPACSYNGVCFKPDLELIPAWSINARHVFAYSCYSARVDNGLYERPYNLAFGFLDGIAASVLGTSTIVSEPEYLHFYYTALLLQGVALGEAARVIRTTYSRTRRGHEWSFFLLGDPSWKLTKRTVPVINDSLTRYVKKWILPPGTWLVRFAISNSLARDLNEGRLRLVLGSKPHRQLYAVPQQSDHESYLDVFGQDSLSPELYIRLVNGSMPRISAAENLDEIALVKFGISRKNQNTIRELKSLAWELVKNNVRDRIDWSAHVHKSSRKYTEMLSAFSMEMVETIIARTHANGFSWDDQCMVNGYEFVGTTGASDPCPGCSRPTNVLRYRHGVSPRFERHFVTCPVCGVIKDIPIGLPEINLSLRGNSVLRLGTEETQRLKIDNQSNAPLELAIGFAVAAGNDIGVTYDNQYCTVLIKPGEEATVETKIRFPETAPPHTYWFRSLVMVDGLLCGLKKDLWAVPHTKEAGERW
- a CDS encoding major facilitator superfamily MFS_1 (PFAM: Major Facilitator Superfamily~InterPro IPR011701~KEGG: nde:NIDE3194 putative MFS family permease~PFAM: Major facilitator superfamily MFS-1~SPTR: Major facilitator superfamily MFS_1) encodes the protein MTQLLRNNIPFVLLLATRVVSEIGNQLLLFVVPWVIYNKTHSALALGITVAVGYLGEILGPFAGMLADGTFKKAVLVATDVLALVITSIGIAHGVSRMTPLYLYCFSFILGMVEIFYWPVMQSSIRMIVPPGQIAVANGTWTSIKNAIWVGAPLFAGFGISKLGIRGVFVIAAFTYMCAIILDLSLRLPAPSVNTQIADAPQVDRIGIRFIMGNRAIRLVMVLTLMLNIPLGALEPQVLYIMRHRLHLAAVNVGTLLTVSNTAGILSGIAFPQLVQRASRNSRLSITSGLLLLIPAGWMFAFNMLTAQLSAWYMSFATSLFNVNVTNLRQEIVPVSAIGRVSAVFRAGARILGPVTPIIGGLLVSKFGVSTVLDGCFAFMILTVATVIGSLRQSHLGEVWDSDRYCDNHELRG